In a single window of the Pocillopora verrucosa isolate sample1 chromosome 4, ASM3666991v2, whole genome shotgun sequence genome:
- the LOC131775537 gene encoding probable gluconokinase → MVVVLITGVCGSGKTTVARALAKKLSCPYVDADTFHSEENITKMKQGIALTDEDRQPWLLALHKVIERWSKRSESGVLACSALKEQYRQTILFGAEASSNNTPYCSNGDKRQKLSKPSPFYCLVVLLKGSKDVVRERMEKRQEHYMPLSLLASQFETLEEPVTCDEYSALHISVDQTVEEIINDILRTLKAKCGMKVSIHSTV, encoded by the exons ATGGTTGTTGTGTTGATAACTGGAGTGTGTGGAAGTGGAAA aaCAACAGTAGCACGTGCTTTGGCGAAGAAG TTGTCTTGCCCTTATGTGGATGCAGACACTTTCCATtcagaggaaaatattacaaaaatgaaGCAAGGGATTGCACTTACAGATGAg GACAGACAACCATGGCTTCTTGCTTTGCACAAAGTTATTGAAAG ATGGAGCAAGCGTTCTGAATCTGGAGTGCTTGCTTGTTCAGCTCTCAAAGAACAATACAGACAAACAATCCTTTTTGGAGCAGAAGCCAGCTCTAACAACACACCTTATTGCTCAAATGGTGACAAGAGGCAAAAACTGTCGAAGCCATCACCTTTTTATTGCCTGGTTGTACTACTTAAAGGGTCTAAGGATGTGGTAAGGGAGAGAATGGAAAAAAGGCAAGAACATTATATGCCCTTAAGTTTACTTGCCTCTCAGTTTGAAACTCTGGAGGAACCTGTCACTTGTGATGAGTACTCTGCTCTTCACATCTCTGTGGATCAAACCGTGGAAGaaataattaatgatatttTGAGAACTTTGAAGGCTAAATGTGGCATGAAAGTATCAATACATAGTACTGTATaa
- the LOC131775533 gene encoding mucosa-associated lymphoid tissue lymphoma translocation protein 1 yields the protein MATTNEQIRHLPYGTLHKLAQLLDIPGQRNWKALISAMPSNLYKPEEVSAFEMEGMRFSGSPSMSLLTDLGRKCKTVKALIVWLKKIENAQALDILEYEEKVRIHEHPSSKPVRTGASVTFRCKATGYPAPEYLWVKDGVEVPDGINEELTLDCARLEDSGNYVCIVSNRLNMQRSHEVELQVLPSPVSGYTGQEQTPEAKHPPEITRQPQSCILPDGVEFRLVVEVKEGPVKCQWFKDGFILVGQTRTELLFQPFYYRHEGSYCCRVENSAGDALSNTALLQAGRPDDLHLAQSVIPRSAELTQKAADKIALVIGNRDYVRLPLNESPLVHTCNDAKMLASILRTREMGFKVISLMNLTLDEMNQALNIFYSLLGSGVYGLVYFAGHGFEEGGQNYLVPVDSVGDWVPEEAVCAQRILDEMNRYHTELIVFLLDICRKRANAEKNFVMKSYEFPYNAQAVMGFATCPQSEAYERRQDPNGMYMKHLLKYVMNDAKVEDVLHQVAGDVSAEVETNELVERQRPQFHSTTTRQYSLRDPIQRDKLYSEREKSWLEIHHLPQKREIECEAGIKIEIRFEHQNWLSNAIVLCLRVIDLGEAKFCDVGLMLECLPQDCQSLYFHPTSTNRMRQVVQPPDTVARSLPQQRNGPSSSLAVEKISEIYNIQRLKEPLALTLIIKYILKGSGEERTKHRVEVFNFKEFGIAAAFYKANYQKE from the exons ATGGCGACCACCAACGAGCAAATAAGACATTTGCCGTATGGCACTCTTCACAAACTGGCCCAACTGCTTGACATACCTGGACAAAGAAACTGGAAAGCACTTATCAGTGCTATGCCAAGTAATTTATATAAACCTGAAGAG GTGTCAGCATTTGAGATGGAAGGAATGAGATTTAGTGGCAGCCCATCAATGAGTTTGCTGACTGACTTGGGACGGaaatgcaaaactgtcaaagcACTTATAGtctggttgaaaaaaattgaaaatgccCAAGCCCTGGACATCTTGGAATATGAAG AAAAGGTGAGGATCCATGAACATCCATCATCAAAGCCAGTTCGCACTGGCGCAAGTGTGACATTCAGATGCAAAGCTACAGGTTACCCAGCCCCAGAGTATTTATGGGTGAAGGACGGTGTTGAGGTTCCTGATGGAATAAATGAAGAACTAACATTAGATTGTGCTAGACTGGAAGATAGTGGAAATTATGTGTGCATTGTGTCCAATCGATTGAACATGCAGAGAAGTCATGAAGTAGAGTTACAAGTTCTTCCATCACCTG TGAGTGGTTATACTGGACAAGAACAAACTCCAGAAG CCAAACATCCTCCTGAAATCACACGTCAACCACAATCCTGCATCTTACCTGATGGTGTGGAATTCAGGCTGGTCGTTGAGGTGAAGGAAGGACCAGTGAAATGCCAGTGGTTTAAAGATGGCTTTATACTTGTGGGGCAGACAAGAACAGAATTACTTTTTCAGCCATTTTATTATCGACATGAAGGCAGCTATTGCTGTAGGGTGGAAAACAGTGCTGGTGATGCCCTCAGTAACACAGCATTGTTACAAGCAG GAAGGCCTGACGATCTTCACCTAGCTCAAAGTG TGATTCCCAGATCTGCTGAGCTCACACAGAAAG CTGCTGACAAAATAGCCTTGGTCATTGGAAACCGCGACTATGTGCGCTTACCTCTCAATGAAAGCCCACTGGTTCATACTTGCAATGATGCAAAGATGCTTGCCTCAATTTTACGCACTCGTGAAATGGGTTTCAAGGTCATCTCCCTCATGAACCTGACACTAGATGAGATGAATCAAGCACTCAATATTTTTTACAGTCTTCTTGGAAGTGGGGTGTATGGATTGGTTTATTTCGCTGGTCATGGGTTTGAAGAAGGAGGGCAAAACTACCTGGTCCCTGTTGATTCAGTGGGGGATTGGGTACCAGAGGAAGCTGTTTGTGCCCAAAGAATTTTAGATGAAATGAACAGATACCACACAGAGTTGATAGTGTTTCTTTTGGACATCTGCCGCAAGAG ggcAAATGCTGagaaaaattttgtcatgaagAGTTATGAATTTCCATACAATGCCCAAGCAGTAATGGGGTTTGCTAC ATGTCCTCAATCTGAGGCTTATGAGAGAAGACAAGACCCCAATGGCATGTACATGAAACACCTGCTAAAGTATGTCATGAATGACGCCAAAGTCGAGGATGTCTTGCATCAAGTGGCAGGAG ATGTCAGTGCAGAGGTAGAGACAAATGAGTTGGTTGAGAGACAGCGTCCACAGTTTCACTCTACCACCACCAGACAATACAGCTTGCGTGACCCAATTCAAAGAGACAAATTATACTCTGAAAGAGAAAAGTCCTGGCTTGAAATACACC aTCTCCCTCAGAAGCGAGAGATAGAATGTGAAGCTGGGATTAAGATAGAAATTCGCTTTGAACACCAGAACTGGCTGTCAAATGCAATCGTTTTGTGCCTAAGAGTTATTGACCTTGGAGAGGCAAAATTCTGTGATGTAGGCTTGATGTTGGAATGTCTTCCACAG GATTGCCAGAGTCTTTACTTCCATCCAACTTCAACCAACAGAATGAGGCAGGTTGTTCAG CCTCCTGACACAGTTGCTCGCAGCCTGCCTCAACAGCGCAATGGACCCTCTTCAAGTCTTGCTGTGGAAAAGATTAGTGAGATCTACAACATTCAGAGACTCAAG GAACCACTTGCTTTGACATTGATTATTAAGTACATCCTGAAGGGATCTGGTGAAGAACGAACAAAGCACAGGGTTGAGGTGttcaatttcaaagaatttggaattgCTGCGGCATTTTACAAGGCTAATTATCAAAAGGAGTGA